The following proteins are encoded in a genomic region of Cryptomeria japonica chromosome 11, Sugi_1.0, whole genome shotgun sequence:
- the LOC131031377 gene encoding uncharacterized protein LOC131031377: MGFWGLSLAGAGFICIGIWQAFSTAKIYLNGSRSSLQSSSIYRKRPYYTAELAFIAGLATLFIVNGVLTSIRGLENGDHLGLAIQLEKSGVASIFLLYSIVSIVSECTQLLPLPWEACNLIALLAFGEEFLVFYLQKEGSTGLESFSMGLILQGTWFIQMGISFFTGWIVHGCKISEKVGGDYTIHCDSHAHGHRGKAIATLQFNCHLALLLISLLTAYSYLSTKYVKSDAMNYKPLGEHSEELQDLDVSNVEIGSRFALESDDDETDEAPLHNHKTMSEINGIDQVSV, translated from the exons ATGGGTTTTTGGGGATTGAGCCTAGCAGGAGCTGGATTCATTTGCATTGGGATATGGCAGGCCTTCTCAACAGCCAAGATCTATCTCAACGGATCACGGTCATCGCTTCAATCATCCTCAATCTACAGGAAAAGACCTTATTATACTGCCGAGCTCGCATTCATAGCAGGCCTTGCAACTTTATTCATTGTCAATGGAGTCTTAACTTCAATCCGAGGACTGGAAAACGGAGATCATCTTGGACTTGCAATACAACTGGAAAAATCAGGTGTGGCATCGATTTTTTTACTGTATTCAATTGTCTCTATCGTTTCGGAGTGTACCCAGTTGCTTCCTTTGCCTTGGGAGGCCTGTAATTTGATTGCTCTTTTGGCATTTGGGGAGGAATTCCTCGTTTTTTACCTTCAAAAGGAGGGCTCAACAGGACTTGAAA GCTTCAGTATGGGGCTAATTCTTCAGGGGACTTGGTTCATTCAGATGGGTATTTCATTTTTCACTGGATGGATTGTACATGGATGTAAAATATCTGAAAAGGTGGGAGGGGACTATACTATCCATTGTGACAGTCATGCTCATGGTCATAGAGGCAAGGCCATTGCAACCCTTCAATTCAACTGTCATCTGGCTCTACTGTTGATCAGTCTGCTGACTGCCTATTCATATCTCAGCACAAAGTATGTGAAATCTGATGCAATGAATTACAAACCATTGGGCGAACACTCAGAGGAATTGCAAGATTTAGATGTTTCGAATGTTGAAATTGGATCTCGGTTTGCATTGGAGTCTGATGACGACGAAACCGATGAAGCTCCGCTGCATAATCATAAAACCATGTCTGAGATTAATGGTATTGATCAAGTTTCAGTTTGA